The Nicotiana tomentosiformis chromosome 9, ASM39032v3, whole genome shotgun sequence genome contains the following window.
tcaaactTTTTCCAACTAACTCCGAACGCGACGAACCATACTTAGAAACTTCAATATGTGCAGCTCAATAAAAGTATAATACAGAAAAAATATTTCGGAAAGACAATTACCGAAATAAAGGATATCAGCCATAAAGGTGCACAATCGGGATAGGGTAATAAACAAATTCTCCCAATTAGACATGTTGAAACAATTAAAACTTGCACCAACCCCGCTCCCAAAGAGATATGCACCATATAATGTGTGTGCTCAAACACTCATACTTGACTGTAAACATGTGCTCAACATGAACTGATTCCATATTAATTGCAAAATAACATATTCAAGAGAGCCTTTCAAGAATCCAATACATCAATGTATGCTGACAACCTTCTTTTTACATCAATCCGTTACATTACCGACAACTCAATAAAATAAGAGATATCAACTCAACATAGGTAAAACCATCTTGACAAccaaatcataaaataataaCAAGGCATATATTACCATGTTAAATGCAACGGAAAATCATGTAATAATGCATGACAAACATAAAGCGTTCACACGCATAATCAAGAATGTCACCCTCGTACCATTACATAAACATCATCAAGAAAATCACCCTTAAGccatcacataacatcatcaataataccaccCTTATTTTGCCGCATGTACAATATCAAGAAATTCCATCCTTATTTCATAACATGGGCATGtcaccacccttatttcaccacatGGGCAAGCCCGATAAACACCACCCTTATTTCGCCCTATGCGCCCGTCCAGCCATTTCTGAAATGGGAACAAGGAAACATTATAATGAATTTTATAACTATTCTATATGACAACATATGTCATAATAACTCATAGAAGAGAAATTAAGTTTAAGGGTCATATTCTCCTTTATAAATTTTCGACCCTTTCAGGACCACTTAAGTAACAGCCACAGGAATGACTTAAGACTTGGATTAAGCCCTTCACTTAGGATCAAttgcatttattatttattaaccTTGTGGAAGACCGACACATTGCCTAAGTTCTTCATTCTGCAACATCATCTCCTTTTATATAGGAATGAAATTAAAACGTAACAGTTGGCAATGTTAACATCTTAACTAGTGCGTATTCCTTCTTACGgaaaattttttactttttggaaTCAAATACCAAGATCATAACAATCAAATCATCTTTGATACTTGGGAGGAAACAACTTATTGTTAATTTTGTGGTTAAAGTGGAAAGATTAAATTGGGTAGGACTAAGGACCTACTACCACTGCTTCCGCTAAAACAGAAAAAACCAAAGACAGTGGTGAATATCGCAGGCAAAGCGGCTGACTCCGTCGTATCTTTAAAATAACAAATCACTTCATTCAACTATGTATTTAAACTAGAATATATACACCATACATTGCTGTATTCCCACCAACTAAATGTCTCTTTATCTATGTGTGTATTTTGGAGAAGAAAGAAATTTAGAAATTCCTTCAAGAAAGAGAAGAAGTACGTTACTTCTTGGGCAGATTCAGAGAGtagtttttttggattttttatcaCACTCTATACATTAATTACCCCACTACTAATAGTGGTTGTATTGATTTAATCTGCCAGGGTAACTTCCTTATCCCCTTTCTAGACGGGCCGGGTCAGTCCACATGGGCGACCCACAACTCAAACCCAAATTACCAACAAAATCTTTACGCAAATAGCTGACCTGTTGCATAAATAAGCGTGATCTTCAATTGATCATAGTTATACACATTATATACagaatatacatatactatatattCGCATGTTATCTTTGGTTTAAACTGTCACATGGGcagctatttaggttaattctttttCAATTACTTATGTACTCATTCTAACGAGTAAAAAAGATGGCCAATACCTAATAATCACAATGCACATGAACACCCTAGTTGTAGATCACTATTGCCTCTTCAAAACGTGAACAGGAATAAAAGTGAAACATATCATAACACATAAAAAAAGGTCTACATACATACATCAAGAAAAAGAACAGTAAACTGAACCAAAAGTTAAAGCATGCGTGATAAAAAAAAGCAGCTCGATCTACTAATTAGCTCTCGCTATGCGCAGGGTCCGAGGCTGCAAGGGTTTATTGTACTCAATCTTATCCTGCATTTCTGCATGACGTTGTTTTTAcggttcgaacccgtgacctcctgatcaTTAGAAACAACTTTATCAGTTACGCCAAAACTCCCCATGTCAAGTATGCGTGATACTGATGTTTAAAATCTCTATGTTTCATCTGCTGGACTTTCAAGTGAAAGCAGCTTTAACCATTCAAACGTTCGATGACGTGTCCCGATTTGTTTCTTTTTGTTCTCCTTCATCTCTGTAACTTCCTTATAATTATCTTCAATATTATGGTCATTCATTTCCTCTTTCAAATTCATAGTGGTGCTGACTCTGTTTATTGTAACAACTTTAGAAGGAACTATTTCAACTGAATTCACTGAACATTTGCAGCTTCCAAGAAATGCCCTTTTCCTCTGCTTCTTTTTCTTGCTTAATATAATCCTCCTTCTATTGTCATTGCTCGaactgctactgctactactcGTGCTATTTTGACTTAAGAAATCCTTGTTGCATCGAATCTTAAGATCCTGTAATGCAATTTCTGGTGTTTTCACCAACCCAACACGAAAATGACTCCATATTTTCGGCTTTGGGTTAGACCTACTGATGTTTCTGTGTGTGATCTTTGAAAATTGAACCTGGGTTGTCGGTCTTCGTTGAGAATGAAACTGGTTTTGAATCCGAGGAACATTGGACTCTGTTCTGAAAAAGTACGAATTAGTCAGTGATGGAATAAAAAATTCTAACAAGAAAAttcaaaacaaaataaataaataacttttGAATCACATTTGTCAGGGAATGCCACGTCGCATTCCAGATTATCCAGATGCTTACGTTGGATAAAATGCCCTTAGCAGTTTTTGTTCTTATATATCTGTAATTGGGATTTGTTATTTGTTCAGGATCGTAACAATTACTTGACGTAGTGGAAAGAACAAAAGATGTGCTCCAAGTCGTTGAACAGAATCCAGAAGATTCCATTATGCCAAAGACTAAGGGAATTCAATTATTATTGATAGATACTCCCTCTGATCATTTATAAATGTCATTTTGG
Protein-coding sequences here:
- the LOC104101326 gene encoding uncharacterized protein, which gives rise to MWLNSSCTDKDERVLVQEEEEALSLRDNLPKNEENQTDEKFPRGSLTQEEFDFCSFGGSLLKEYSEMCTADEVFFQGQMLPLQCLPNDSHNNKFFKGGTTCNYEPGSIESSSSTSYSQQIRTESNVPRIQNQFHSQRRPTTQVQFSKITHRNISRSNPKPKIWSHFRVGLVKTPEIALQDLKIRCNKDFLSQNSTSSSSSSSSNDNRRRIILSKKKKQRKRAFLGSCKCSVNSVEIVPSKVVTINRVSTTMNLKEEMNDHNIEDNYKEVTEMKENKKKQIGTRHRTFEWLKLLSLESPADET